GGGGAAGGTGGGTGACCTGGCTCACCAGCCTGTCACCAAGCAACAGTGAAACCGATGGGCCTTGTCTCTAGTGCTCTGCTTGCTTCCAGATCTCTGGAGAGCCACAAACCAGCTTGTGCTATCCTACTGAAGCGTTGGACGTCTGCCCCTTGATatgcagaaggctgtgctaAGTGCAGATGCTAACCAGCTCTGCGCTTCTCCCCATTGCAGGCAGGTCTGGTCTGTTCAACAGGGAGCGAGAGCTCGCAGGAGCATCCCTGAGgttgctctgctctgtcccGTGTCACATGCAGCAGGGGAACTGACTGGTATCAAGCTTAAGGAACAAGGACCTCCTATTTAAGCCATTTGATTCTCAGCTTCTTCTGATGGACAGGTCACTTGCTAAAAAGGGCAAAATAAGAAACTGGGCTTAAAAtgaaccttttaaaataaaacagtactaaaagaaacaaaagccataatcaatacagaaaacaagagcaTCTGATCAGATGCAAACGTCAGCCTTTCGCAGGCTACAGCGGAATCCCTCTGCAATGGAACTAACATCACAATTGTCAGACTAGGAAAGTCTCTCCCATCTGGTGCAGCAAATCAGGCCAGATAAATTCCTCCTCTCCTGGCGCAGTCTGCACTCTTAGGAAGGGAAACGTCCCCACAGAGGCTGAGTGGCCAGCTGGAGCCTCGGTATCTTTACGCAGGCAAGTACCATACATTGTGTTGCACATTCAGGGAGATGCTGAAGAACCAGCCTTTGTTCTCCATAGTTGCTAATCACCCAACGGCACCACAACACTTCCATGCTCCTGGACAAAACATGTACCCAGGCCTTGTCATAAGAGCTGCTTCCCCGCTTAGGGAACTGTATTCCACCCAGCAAAGGCAGAGATCTTGCAGCACGCAGCTTTCCTTCAGTATGGGATGTGGCCCAGGACTGCTGCCATCAGCTTCCAATAGCCCAATACACAGCCAGCCAGGACTCAGTTCACTCTTGGATGCCCCAGGGAGGATCAGAGGCTGCACATGGTGCGATGGGGAAGGCAAGGGCCTTGCTGCTTGCTGGCAGGGGGAAGGTAAGTTTCTTCCTCTTACCTGGACCTGCTATTCATTCCAAATGAATcaccttttttgtttgtttgttttccttaaattatGAACAATATGGAGAAATTGAAAGCAACCGTGTTTGGTCCAactccttccctcccagccccttGGCTGATGCTCTGTAGGGCTCTCACAACCGGCAGAGGCAGAAGAGGGTAGGAATGAAGACACCAAAGGCCACCAATATAGGGAACATGAGGCTGCTGTTGTCTGAGGCATAGGGGTTTGGTGTGCGTGGGCCTGATTGAACCCGGTTCTTATTTGCCTGTTTTTTAACGCTGGAGCCATCATCATATTCATCCTCATCGTcgtcctcttcttttttctctagaCCTGGGTGCGGCTGCAGCTTTGGAACATCTGtggaacaagaaaaacaaagttacaAGGAGGCAGGATGTAACCCAGGAAACCTCCTTGTCCTCGGAGGtgagggaggaaaacaaagctccAGGTAAGAAACGCTTAACTACTATCTAAAAAAACTCCATAAACTACTTGtccgcagggctgctgctgacaTCCAAGGCCAGAGAGAATTCAACTGCAGCTATAGCTGAAGACTGACCAGACACGTTCCTTTCTCCTCTACCCCATGGGCAAGAAGTCTTGTACCAAATTCATGCTGCTTATTCTGAAAATGACAGCTTAGTGCACTCACAGAGGAGAATGCTAGACACCTATCTCATTCTGCAGCTGCACGCTGTGGGAACTTGCTGATAGAGAAATCATTTTGGCGTAGGTAGGTCAGAAAGAACTATGATCTCATGGTCTGAGAAGCAACAGGCCGATCTCCAAGGGGAAAGAGCCTTCTGGCTCAGAAACTCTGCTCACCTTCCACTGTTCCTTGCAGGATGTACAGGGCGCAGATTTTCGGATTGTCATAGTAGCCCTAGAGAAAGCGAAGATGGAAGTCAGTGCTGCAGCGTAATTCAAGAAACAATCTCCCCACCTACTACCACCTTCCCCACAGCTGCATCACGtggctgggaaagaaaagggaaaaggaaaatcaaggCCCTGGCCAGCAAAGCCTCATTACCTTTACAAACTCAATATGAAGCTTTCCTGTGAACGTGGAAACCTCTCCCTGGACACtcagttttccctttttgatACTCATGGGAATGATCTCATCGTGAGCTGTGCTATGTCCAACTCTGTCAAAAATGTCCAAGTCCTTCACCACTACGTGGCCATTCAAGCGAACATCAAATACCTTCGGGGTGGAAGAAATGACAGCGTCAGAACAGATTCAGGCATGTGACagttgaaagaggaaaagaacaggaaaggtCTGTGTTTGACTTGCACCCAGAACAAGAGAGCACTGCAGCATGCACTGTACCACCACACATTCTCCACTCCCTTGTGAAGGATTCAGAGGCCAAGAGCAGCCAGGTAAAGACACTGAGGCATGAAGGTTGCTTTCAAATATCCTGAAACTTGCCTCTTACTTTTAACATAATTCCTATGCCTGCTGTTCAGAACAGAGGACAACacagttctgttctgtttttcctcattttctttcacagctttcCACCACCTGCTGGCTGAGGACCAGCTCCTACcagcccagggaggctgtgacACACCATAGCCAGGGAGCGAGGGCATTTCTAACAAACAGCCCCAAGCAAAGCAGGGAACAGGAAATGCGCTGGTGAAGCTACTGACAGGATGCGGGGTTTGAAGGAGATGAAATGATCAACTGCTAACCACATCTGCAATCAGAGTGAAAGTCCTCCTCGGGGCCTTAATGACTCAAATTTCGTGCAGCACCTGGGGAATCCCAGTAGAACCACATGAGGGAAGAAGAGCCAAAGATGTCTCAGCTTAATATGAGACTGCTTTTTGCATCCTTTCTGTAAACCAGCCCCAACAGTTCTGTTCCCTGAAACACTTCTCTGGCAGGATGGCAGCACAGTGTTTAACAAGGGCTCTAAAGCAGCTGACAGAGCTAGGGGAAAGCCAGATTCAAACACGCACTTCTCTCCCAATTTATCACAGGGTGTTGGGTTCTTTGTGCTCTTGCTTCCACATCTTTACAAGAGAGATTTCAAAAGCAGGGAAGGATTATTTATCTCCAAAGAGCTTTGATGAGGGTTGAATTTAACTCTGTGCCTGCAGTGTCGTTTTGAACCATTACCAACTGTTACTGCACTCGTACAAATTGTCTCAGTCGTTTATTTAACCCAGATCACTTCCCTGATTCAGTATGTGCAATACTTGCTCCAACACAGGCATGCAGTTGCATCAGGCACAAGCAGCcagggaaaaagcaaagactTCTCAAAGACAGCACAGCCTAAACAGATCACAAAAATCCAATGCTATTTATGTGTCGTTGCACATGTTTGAATACTCTTGTAATGCAGTTTTCCAGGCCAAATGTGTATCTGTCATGTGGAAGAGAGTTCCACATTTCAAACCACCCTCTTAGGAGCTCCACAGATGAAGTTAACCAGTAGTGCCTCACTTCACTTTCTCCATGCAAAGCGTGCAAAACAGCAGAGGCAACCCGGGCATACACGGCTTTAACCATCAAAGAAACAGGAAAGCTCAGAGTGGCACAGAGCTGTTGCTCACCTTCTGTTGAGACTGTGCAAAATAGACTTCTGCAAACTTCAACACCAATACGTAGTCACCCTCTTCTTTGATGGGCACTTCATAGCCAAAGGTTTCCTCATTGTAACGCTCGGTCTGGTACAGAATCTGATCTTCTGCGTTGGACCGCAGGATCGGCAGTTTCATCCCATAGTCAGAAGCTGGATTTCAAGCACAAAACAGTGAGAGGAATGGTTAATTTCCGAGGAACATGAAGAGATGCTTTATTTACACCTAAGTGCTTAACTCCCACACTGGCCTTAGCACTCACTGCCCTAGTGAGTCCCATTTTCACTCCTTGGTCTGGTCAGGAGAAGGCACTactggagcagaagcagaagcagccaaAACCCCTGAACCTGGGTCCTGCAGAAAAACAGGTCTGGACCTGCTGCAGTCCGAGAGACTAAACTCACACACAcagtttcagaaagaagagTTGGTTTCACAAACAGGGCACAGAGCCAGAAGACTTGGCCCCAGACTCCCgcttcaaagaggaaaaacgCCTAGAATATTTTTACAACATTTTCAAAGTATAAACTCTGAGTACAAAACCTAAGCAGTCACTTTAGGACTGACTGGAGTCATTCATTCAGCAGGTTTGAAGTTAGGAGGCGGTGGCACTGGGTTTTAGACACTCACCCTCCAGCAGCAAAAACCTGGGGGAAGGCAAAAGggtgaaaagcagcagataaaACCTACAAAACCCTTTCTTTTCACCACAGGCAGGCAGTACACATGAGCCTGAAGACAGGTAGAAGGAGGCAGGAAAAGTACATAAGGGTTTTGAGAGTAGCTCCATCTCACAGCCACTCAGCTGAAACAGGCACCAACTGCAGGCATCTGAACAGCCCCCTAGGAAGGGCCCAAACAACATCACCAATAGctgagaaaacaacagaaatcataaaatttGCCTCTTCTTGCTCCCTACGAGCTCCCAGGAGCTCTGACCCTGACTTGGTGCTCTGCTGAGGCAGGGTTACTGTACGAATGCAAACTGATGCGTGCCTTGAGAGCTCGGAGCAGAATAATGCCTCAGcaaagcaggagggaaggcTGCGGGCACATGCTGCCCACTGGCACCCCAGCCAGCAGAAGTTGATCCAGACCAAGTTATCTACTGACACTTGCCACTTCCACCCCTATTTCCATGGGAACAGACACTGCGTTGGCCAAGACAAAGCAAGAACTTCTAACCCAGCACGTATCGCCAAAGATGGAGCCAATGCAAACGAGCAAGAGGAAATTAATGCCAGTTCTTCGTCTCCTGTTTCACACGCAGCTACTCAGGCAATCTGACATGCAGCTGCTCTTTGCCACTCGAACCAGGGCACAAAGACTGGAGACTCTaatcagcagaaatacagagggTGAAAAGTTTAACCTGTCCTCCCACACAGACATCTCCGGCCAGCTACAGATTACAGCAATCGCAAACCAACGACTCCACAGAAGTCAGCTCCCATTAGAGGAAAGCCTGCGTATAAAGGAAGCCCATTAATAGCCAAGAAGGTAACTGGAGAGGAAGAGCTGCCACCCAAAGGACTGTTGACATAGCCACGAAAGCGAGCTTGATTTCCCACTGCATTAGGTGTGCTCAGAGGCAGCTCACCAAGAGACAAGTGCACGCGTTCCGGACACGTAATTGCCCTCAGCACATCCTGTTCCTCGGGGCTCAGCATCTGGACTGAGGCTCGAGAAGCCCAGAGGTGAAGTGTTGCCCCACatcctcccctcccagcccgCCACGTATTCCCAGTCAGCCATTACACGCCGATCTACACAGAGAAGCCTGGCATGAACCAAACAATTGTGCAATAAAAAGCCATTGAAGGAAACGCAGTTAATAGCTCAAAGGGGTAAAGTCTTCTTGGCCGCGCCTGGCACCGCTGGCTAGAGCAGGATTACTGGCAGCCTGCTGTCCAGAGAACACAGGCCTTCCCCAAAGGAGGAGCATGTCACAGCGTGCTCAGAAAAgaccctttttttcctcctgaactCAGAAATAAGTCCACGAGGACGTTCTCCTTCTGGTCACACATGAGAAGCGTGCATAAGGAGCTGACCCACACTGATCAGCACAGCTCACGTGACCAAGGCACGGGATGAGAAGCTAAGAGCCtccattaatatttaaatgtgaCCATGGTCCACACCACGCGCAGAGGGCTCACCGTACCGCACGGCGCTGCTCCCTACACAAGGCCCTagggcacagggcagccctCACCCACACAGCGAACAAACTCTGCGCTCCTGCACTCACCTGCAAccggcagcaggagcagctcagcacagagaaCCTTCCAACGCGTTCATGAATCGACTGAGATCTGGCTCAGCGATTATCAGAAACGGGCAAACTCATAAATCCTGAGGGGCTTCGGGGGAAGCATGGCAAGGTAACCCACGTGCCAGTGTACCACCAGCTCTCCAGCTACTAGCAGACAGAAGCCTTCAGCGATTCGGGAGTTGCAACAGCTGAGAACGGCTTCTCCAGCCCTGTGCTTCATCCCCTGCCCCTGTACTTGCCGGCGACACGGGGCTGCGCCGGGAGCAGCCGAGCTGCGGAAGGACAGCGAAGCAGAACCCGCTGCCACCCCCCCGCGAGCAACGCGGGCTGGCAGAGCTCGCAGTGGAAACTGGGGTCTCGCAGTGGAAAAAAGGCAAACGGGAGCCAGGCGGCCGCACGTTGCCGGTCTGGCTGCCTAAGCGTTCACGTCACCTTCCCAGGCGAAATTCCACTCCGCTCCACGAGGAGCGGGGAGGCAGaaggaggcagagggagagcagagcagcgcTCCTCCGGCACGGCCCGCACCACGGCTGCCCGCAGGCCGCGCTCCCCCCGAGGCCGTCAGCGCCCGACACCGCAGCCCCGCGGGGACACGGACGGGCCCTGCGCGGCGGGGCTCGGGGCAGCGCCGCAGGACGCGGGCCCGGACGCCGCCGTTACGGACGGGCCCCGCCGAGCGCTGAGAGCGGAGCGGGCCCGGGCCCTGCGGCCCTCCCCGCCCGGCCCCCCAGGGAACCGGCGGCGCGGCCCCCCCGCGGCCTCACCTCGGCCCACGCGGCCCTCGAGCGGGTCCTTGCGGAAGTGGATGCCGTTCACGTCCACATGGGCATCGCCGCCCGCGTTGACGGCCCAGACGACGCTGTCGGCGAGGCCGCCCGCTGCGCCCCgtagcagcaccagcagcagcagcagcagcagcaccggcAGCGGCGCCCCGCGCGCCCCGGCGCCCACCATCTCGGGCTCCAGGCGCTgcgcccgccgcccgcccctTCCTGCCGCCGCCGGGGGGCGCCCTGACCCGCTGCCGGGGCGGGCCGCGCGCAGACCAATCCAGAAGCCGCGAGTGGAATATTAATACTAGGGCCCTTTCCTACTGGGCGGCCTCACGACGTTATTTGCATATTCATGAGGTGCTCGACCAATGGGGGACGGGAGCGGGAGAGCAGGCCCGTCTGGGAGGCGTGGGGACACCGGCGGGAGGCGTGCCCGGCGGGAGCGGAGCGGCTGTGGGTGGGCTGCTCAGCGCGGGGAGCGGAGCCGCTGACAGCGAGCCGGGACTACCCCGGGCCGGTACCGGTACCGGTCCGCCTGAGATGGAAAGCGGCGGCACAAACCGCAGAGACGGCATGAAGGTGGCTCCCGAGCGGGGCCCGCAGACGGACGAGCCGCCCTCAGGGCCGGGCGCCTGAGGAAGAGCCCCGCCCCCTGCGCTCCGCCAATCAGAGAGCTCCAGCGCGGCCCGAACGCGAAGCACTGTGGGACGGCGGCGGGAAGCGGGAGCCTGGCGGGTTGCCGGGCAACGGGGGCAGAGCGGCGGGAGCGCCTGGACCGGCTCGGAGCCTGCGGCTGGGATAGCGGCCCGGTGCCCCGGAGCAGGCAGCGGCTGGGCCGCGGGCGGAGCGCCGTGCCACACCGGGAGAGCAAAGCGGCGGCGAAGGGGGGCGGGCCGTGGGGGGCGTTACCGGGGATGTCACTGAGCGCGGTGCCGCTCCGAGCCCGCTGTGCCCGCACTGCGCTGGGAAAGGGTTTCCGCAGCCGCGAGGTGGCTTAGCGAGCTGcatccaggggaaaaaaaagaaacaaaaaaaccgTGCACACGTGCGTTCAGCAGCTGGTTCCTAGCAGCGCCCCGGCTCGGACAGGCCCCAGCCCCGGCAGGGCACCCGGCCCCGCTGTGCCGGTGACCCGGGCTGTCCCCGCACGCTGTTAGGGAGGGAACGCGAGCAGCCGTGCTCAGAACAACGCTGTCCAGGTGGCGAGGCGGAGGGAGGCCTCATTAGCGCTCATCTGTAACCGATTACAGCCGATCCTTCCTAATCACAGAAGATTTCTCATCTTAAACCGATGCGCTTGGGCCAGGAGGGTGACTTCTGCAAGCACTTCAGTGCTTTGTGTGTCACCAGGTTAGTGCCGTGAGCAATGGGCACAGAGCGAGGAGGGGGCAGTGCAAACGATCGGAGAGAGCTGGGGCGGAggtcagagcagcacagccacgGGTGCGGATCCTCCTGCTTCCAGCCGTGCCACCGGGCACTAAcgcagctcagccctgccttGGGAGCGTCAGCCAAGGGCTTCTGTGGCTGGGGGCCCTGGCAAGGCCCCTGCACGTCTTGCTGCAACGTGCCAGCAACTCTCCCTTCatgctctgcttcccctccaTCTGAGGGCTCAGCCTCGCTAGCTGGCAATGCACTGAGCATTGCAACACCTCCTGTCAGAGCGTTTTCCAGTAACTAGCCTGGATGATTATTTCCCAATAATTAGCAAACTATCTTGAAGCAAGAGGGATTAGCAAAGCAGCAAGTGAGATGGGGCCGTGGCACTGCTCGTTTGGGTGCAGGAGAACTTGCTCTGCTCCATGGCCACTGGCAGTGGAAGGTGGGTGTGCTGTGTTGGCCCACACCCGTGATGTCCCACACTGCTGCCCCATAATTGTTACCTGCAGTCACTAATGGCCTGGATGCCAGCTTGCACCCCAGATGTCAAAGGCTCTGTATGCTGCTACTAATCCATTGCACCACCCGGTCCCTCAATGCAGACAGAATTTACACCAGTAACCTACAAGAGAAAGGCTCAGAATTGCCTTCCCAGTCCCTTGATCTCCCTGTCccctggcagctgtgctgaaatAACTCCCATATGGGAATTAGTCCCACCTGGTCTGCAGCCCTGGTGATCCACATATGGGGCATGTGATTTGAGCATTAGCCATTTCCTGCGGGGAAAAAAGAGATCAGGATTCAGGATATCTAAAAAGAGCAATGGAGACGTGTGGGGCAGAAGCAGACCTCATGGCTGCAACAGAGAAGAGATATTTGAGAAGTCAACATGAACCAGCCTCACTGCCTGAGCTGGATCCTGGCCGACCACACGGGGCTTGTGTGCCTGGAGGGACCCGCTCTGCCTCGATGTCTGGAGCTACTTGGAAGGCTCCCTGGTAGGGGTCTGAACATGAGAGCAAAAGGATTATCTCTGGAATTAGATTATTTAAATTGGAACTTTAATCTCTGGCCCcgccagcagaagaaaataagaaaactctCTGGGATTATTTGGGTTTTGTTATGTAAACAAAACCAGCAAGAGCTTGTGGCGGAAGGACAAAAATGAATGCTTGGAGATGTGCCCTGTCTGACCTGTTTGATGTATCACGGTAAAACCTGGAAGGACAGAACTGGAGGTCATTTGGCAGAGGCTCAGCTTTCCTCGAAAGCAGCTGTGGCTCCAGGACTGCCACAAAGGTGCCCTGTGGCCACCTCTACCCTGTGCCTGCACCCCAGTGCTTCTGGGGAAGGCAGACACAgccctgccaggctgcagaCACAGGGACCCATGTAAGTTAGCAGGGAACATCCCCAGCCACCGTGATGCTGTGCTTGTGGGGGATCCTGTGCAGTGCGGATCGCTGCAGCCTCCAGAAATAggtttatgtttttaaataaattaggGTTGTGTCCTGCAATCTGCCACTGTGGGCAGAGCAACCCGTTGGTTCAAGTGGCCACTGTTCCTGTTCCCACCAATGCTTGTTGGGTTTCTGCATGCCAGCTCTGGCACGGGGCATGTGCCTGGGTTATTGCTGGTCCCTGCGGGCAGCCACAGTCACTGTGGCACACAGGCCAGCAGCACATCCATCCTCTCAGCATACACGTGAATGCTTCTTCCTCAGTGGGCTCCAATGTAAGTAAAGCACGTCTGCATGCTGACACAAGCCTGAACGGGTCTGACTCCTCTGCAGTATTGCCctaagcacacacacagcacaccAGGACTCTGGACTCTGCTCAGTCTATCACCCTTATCCTCCCTTAAGCACAATACAGCTGCTGTACCAATAAATATGGAAGCCTGTAGCTACatattttccactttctcaGCTCAGACACACATTTCTAAGGTGACCAGCTACACAGATAAACAGGCACAGGGTCTGCATACACCCACTTGCAAATAAACTTGTTTGCTGCACTGCCAGGTACCTACTTGTATTCCCTGCTTTTgcgcatgcacacacacaaaccttTGCCAGTGCATGCGCCTGTACAAACGCTGTTATGCACACATACAAGGAGAAACACAGTTCTTCATTGCTGGGATATCAGTCGTTGCCGCAGCTATGCTTGTTGGCACAGcaacaggaaagcagaacagaaaatccCCCTTTGGGATGTGGATTTGTAGACCCTGATAATTTGAGAGGGGGCTTGGGAAGGGAGAGACCTGagatgaagaaagcagaagggtATCAGTCCCTAATCTCCAACTTGGAGGAAGCAGGCAACGGGGAAAAGCAGCCCCCAGTTACACTGAGCAGCCTACAGCAATCATGATGCCTTTTGAAGCCAAGCAGAAATTAGTCCTGGTAGCTCGTGACAGAGCCTCTGCGTAGAGAAAAGGGACAACTGCAAGTCCTGCAGGGTAGGAAAAAGGAGTGGGAGGTTGTGAGGAGCTTGGGGAAAAGAGGAGGATGAGGACTGGTGTGTCTggatgcagcaggcagggaagcTGCTGCATGGTCACTGCTATGGATACGTGCAGCGTTCTTAAGTGTGATCAAGCCAGAGAGTGGGGCCTTGCCACACAAGGAGTTCACAGGGTTCCTGGCCAATCCTCAGCACCAGCAGTTACAACACAGGCCCCACAGCGCAGCCCCTCACTGTGCATACGCTGACAGGTTTGAAATGGTCCACAAATGGGAGGCTAGATGTGGCTGCCTCACCTGGTGCCATTTCTCCCGTTGCTCCTCACCCCGAGGAGCTCTCACTTGCCCCtttgcggggggggggggtggaggggggggagccagcagcagggagggcagaGCCCAGCTTCAGGCTTTGTGGCTGGCAGGGCCTCCCTGTCCCGCAGCCAGGACTGGCCCCCGCACCCTGGTGCAGATGCCAGAGTGTGTATCTGCCGCAGCCcttcccccccagccccaccgcTGCCTCTCACACGGACATCCAGGCTCCACATCATTTCAGCGTGCATATTTATCGCTTTCCCCCCACAAGACATGTATTTGAATTTACTTCTGGTAAACATAACCACGGGAGATGCAACTTTGTGCCGAGGAAGCATAAATAACTCCACACAGATAGACACACACACGTAGACAGCAAACACAGACAGGGTTCACCAAGGGAAACCAAGAAGTGCAGAGCACGCCCTGAGGCTGCCACCAGTTCCAATGGCTTTGCTCTCGTCCACCAAGCCAAGAGGGTTTATCCTGCTcttgctttgcagcagctggtgggagaataaagctggggaggaggagtTTAAAGTTGCAAATAACCCATGAAAGCATCATGGCAAGTCCTGGCTCTGCAGTTTCCTGCAATCATCTCAAAGGAATGGTTCCAGTTATAGGAAGTCGTAAGTCTTTCACAGTGTGAAAGGGTGGAGGGGCATGGGGACCACCGtgagggaggagcagcaggtcATCTTGCAATGTCCCATTTGCAGCCAGCCGATAAACCTTCCTGTGGGAACATCGGGGCTAGATGCTCCATCTAGGTCCTCTTCTGCCCTCTCTAAGgtgctgatttttctttagcTGAGGATAATCTTCAACGGGACATCATGCGAACAAACTCTGCAACCAACAAGAAAAGACAGgactgaagcagaaaacatcCATGGaccccagcccagctctcatTCCCTGGAGATACCACGCAGCCAGAGTGACACTGAGGGCCCGCATGCTGCCAGTAGGTTAGTGCCATTCCATGTCTGGCCCTGGAGAGCTCACACAAAACGGGCTTTAATCCTTGCGTTAGGTAAGGTAATGTGATCTCCCCATTTCCTCTGTACAGCCTTGTTTGCACCAGCAACTCCTTGGAACAAATTATTGCGCGTTACCTCCCTTCGCTGTAATTTCAGAGCACGTTGGTTTGTAGCCTTGGgatgacagcagcagctctcagtcAGCCTGCCACTTGGAGGAgacccagtgctgcagagcgCTAGTGTTCTGGTAGGTACcagtgtttttgaaaagaaaagttTGCTTTGATGGATTACTTGGTTTTGAAGATACAGATTAACTGGAAGGATATCCTGGATCTATTTCTTCACCACCCTGCAGCTTGTGAAGTCAATTACAAGAGTTAAAATCGAGTGTAGATGCCATCAAatataaatgtgttttcattctACACTTGAATTGACCGGAAATTAATAACTGCAAAGAGGAGGGGAGTGGAAATTACCCCCTTggcttctctttttccattgaTGGAGCTGTCCTTTGACAACTAAAGCAGTAACTCACTGAGAAAATGATACTagtatttcatgtattttaactGTCTAACATAATTTAGCTGCGGGGAACAAGGAGAGCTACTGTCATGTAATCAGACAGTGCATTAGAGCAACTGCACTAGGAAAACAAGCAGCCTGCCATGTTCTTGTGCCTTCCAACTCTTATATATGCTTAATTGTTTGATGATACCAACTGCTTTCCTTGCCAGGAATCCTGAGCTCTATTAACATCACTCCTGCCATGTCTAATGGCCAGGATAGAACCATAACCAATCTTATTCTTTCCAATTCCTTCTGGCATGGGAAGtgggagaagaaatgaattCTCTCTAGGATTTAACATGACACCTCTAGATCAGATATCTACAGTGTTAGTGACACATCCAGCGTGTGACCAACTTCTGCCATAAAGGTACGGAAACAAAATCTCTATAAACCCAGATAATAAGGTGAGCCAGAGGAAATGAAGGGTGCAATGCAATCTCCAAACATACACCGGCCTCCTCACAGCTCTTGCAGTAGATttagtggaaagaaaatgcCCCCTAAAAAGAAGTCTGGCGCTGCATATgagcagcagaagctgtttCTCTGTGACAGGACATATCTCTTTCTATCTTAGAACTGTGGAGGCCTGATTGAAATTGCGATGCAGCACAAGAAGATACATAAACGAATACTCTGCTgaggaattatttctttttttttctctgtgcttcagatACGTGGACCCAGAGCATGCAaatcttcctctctgcttccacCTCCGAGCTGAAGTTCTGACTCACACGAGAGCAGATGGACAGGGAGCATTCATCCCTTCTCACCTTCAAAGTCAACACGCCCATCTCC
Above is a genomic segment from Numida meleagris isolate 19003 breed g44 Domestic line chromosome 14, NumMel1.0, whole genome shotgun sequence containing:
- the MLEC gene encoding malectin, with product MVGAGARGAPLPVLLLLLLLVLLRGAAGGLADSVVWAVNAGGDAHVDVNGIHFRKDPLEGRVGRASDYGMKLPILRSNAEDQILYQTERYNEETFGYEVPIKEEGDYVLVLKFAEVYFAQSQQKVFDVRLNGHVVVKDLDIFDRVGHSTAHDEIIPMSIKKGKLSVQGEVSTFTGKLHIEFVKGYYDNPKICALYILQGTVEDVPKLQPHPGLEKKEEDDDEDEYDDGSSVKKQANKNRVQSGPRTPNPYASDNSSLMFPILVAFGVFIPTLFCLCRL